Genomic window (Streptomyces sp. TG1A-60):
AGGTGGAGATCTTCACCCGTGCCACGACCGGCGCCCTGCCCCCGACGGTCGAGCTGGCCCCGGGCGTCCTCGTCCGGCACGTCGACGCGGGCCCGTACGAAGGGCTGGCGAAGGAGGAGCTGCCGGCCCAGCTGTGCGCCTTCACGCACGGTGTGATGCAGGCGTGGGCGGGCCACCGCCCCGGCTACTACGACCTGGTCCACTCGCACTACTGGCTCTCCGGCCACGTCGGCTGGCTCGCCGCCGAACGCTGGGGTGTCCCTCTGGTGCATGCCATGCACACCATGGCCAAGGTCAAGAACGCCGCGCTCGCCGCCGGCGACACCCCCGAGCCCGCCGCCCGCGTCATCGGCGAGACGCAGATCGTCCGCGCCGCCGACCGCCTCATAGCCAACACGGCCGAGGAGGCCGACGAACTCGTACGCCACTACGAGGCCGACCGCGCCAAGGTCGCCGTCGTCCACCCGGGCGTGAACCTCGACCGCTTCCGTCCTGCTGACGGCCGGACGGCGGCGAGGGCCCGGCTCGGCCTGCCCCAGGACGCCCTGATCCCCCTCTTCGCCGGCCGCATCCAGCCGTTGAAGGCCCCCGACGTCCTCCTCCGCGCCGTCGCCGTCCTCCTCGGTGAACGCCCCGAGCTGCGGTCGAGGATCGTCGTCCCGGTGGTCGGCGGACCGAGCGGCAGCGGACTCGCCAAGCCGGAAGGCCTGCAGAAGCTGGCCGCGCGTCTCGGGATCGCCGATGTCGTACGGTTCCGGCCGCCGGTCGGGCAGGAGCAGCTCGCGGACTGGTTCCGGGCGGCGTCCGTGCTGGTCATGCCGTCGTACAGCGAATCCTTCGGGCTCGTCGCCATCGAGGCGCAGGCAGCCGGCACGCCGGTGCTGGCGGCCTCGGTCGGCGGCCTCCCGGTCGCCGTGCGGGACGGGCACACGGGCTTCCTGGTCCAGGGCCACGATCCCGTCGCCTACGCGCGCGTGCTGGGCGATTTCGCCGACAACCCCGACCTCCCCGCCCGCATGGGCACGGCCGCCGCCCGCCACGCCGAGTCCTTCGGCTGGGACAGGGCCGCCGCCACCACCGCGGACGTGTACACGGAGGCCACGCACGACTACCGCCGCAACGGGGCGTGGGCCCATCACGGCTGAGTCGCCCCTCGCGCGACTGTCGCGGTGACGGGGGTGCGGGCCCCTCACGGCCGTGCCGCGCGACTGCCGCCGCGACGAGGGTGCGCGCCCATCCACGTGTGCCGTACGGCATACGCCATACGGCACACGGCTGTCGGTGCAGCGGGGTGCGGGCTCACCGCCGGTGAGCCGTCGGCCCGCTCGTACCGGCGGGTACGCTCGCCCCATGGCTGACGCAGCGTCGATCATCGAGCAGGTCCTCACCGAGGCCGAGCTGGCGTGGGAGAGCCCGGGGCCCGGGAACTACGTCGTGAAACTCCCCGGCACCCGCAAACTCTCGACGACCGTCTCACTGATCGTCGGCAGGCACTCGCTCTCCCTCAACGCCTTCGTGATCCGCCACCCCGACGAGAACGAGGCGGGTGTCCACCGCTGGCTCCTGGAACGCAACCTCAAGCTGTACGGCGTGAGTTACGCCGTCGACCGGCTCGGCGACGTCTACGTCACGGCCCGGCTGCCGCTCTCCGCCATCACCCCCGACGGGATCGACGGCCTCCTCGGCCAGGTTCTGGAAGCGGCCGACGGCGCCTTCAACACCCTCCTCGAACTGGGCTTCGCCTCCGCGATCCGCAAGGAGTACGCCTGGCGCGTGTCCCGCGGGGAGTCGACTCGCAACCTGGACGCGTTCAGCCACCTGACGCGCGAACCTGCCGGCCCGTCCGACGCCGCCCGCCCGGTCGCTGACAGCGACCCGGGGTGACCCCCGCCCACGGCGTGAAGCGCCGGGCCGGATGAGGCTGGTCGTAGAACCCGGCCGCCACCGCCACCGCCGCCACCTCACCGGGCCGCACCTCTTCCAACAGCAGCCGCCTGGCCCGATCCACCCAACGGGACATCAGCAGATCCGCAGCCGAAGGGCGACCGTACGACCGGGCCGTGGCCGCTGCCCCGGCGACACCCCCGGAAGCGGCTTGCGCAGATGCCCCCGCAACCGCTCCCCGGCAAGCGCCGGCCGGCTCCGAGGAGCTTCAGCCCGAACTCGTACGGGCCTTCTCCGCTGAGGGTGTGCTGACCAGAGGCCCTTGGCCAGGCCGCTCAACGGCGGTGGTCTCCTTCTCCGCCACGGTGGTCTCCTCCGTCACGACGGTGGCCTGCCCCCCGGGCATCCCCCGCATCAACGCCCAGTATCCCGCCCCCGCCACGGTCCCGATCACGGCGCACGCCCCCCACAGCCACTCCTCGCCCCACCGGTCGATGACGACGCCGGACATGAGCGGTGCGACGAGGGCGGCGACGGACCACGACATCGTGTACATGCCCTGGTAGCGCCCGCGCCCCTGGACGGGAGAGAGGCGGACGACGACGCCGGTCTGGGTGGGCGCGTTGACGATCTCCGCGAGGGTCCAGACGCACACGGTGAGCGCGAAGACCCCGATCGACCCGGCGAACGCCGTGAGGCCGAAGCCGTAGCCGGCGAGCATCGAGGAGATGACCAGGAGCCGTCCCGGGTCCCGGTGCTCGATGAAACGGGTGACCGGGATCTGCAGGGCGACGATCAGCACCCCGTTGACGGCGATGGCGAGACCGTAGTCCGCCGGTGTGAATCCCGCCTCGCCCATCGCGACGGGCAGCCCCACGGACCCCTGCTGGAAGATCAGCGCGACGAGGAAGGACAACCCGACGACGCCCATGAACCGCCCGTCACGCACGACGGTGCCCAGCCCGGCCTCGTCCGCACCGTCGGCCTTCTCCGCCGCCGTACGCTCCGGCCGCGACTCCGGCAGCTTCACGAAGACCAGGATCGCGCAGGCCAGCGTCATCCCCGCCTCGATCAGGAACCCGGCGAGATAACTGACCTCGGCGATGAACCCGGCGGCCATGGCGGAGATCGCGAAACCGAGGTTGATGGCCCAGTAGTTGAGGGAGAAGGCGCGGACGCGGTCCTCGGGCCGCACGATGTCCGCCATCATCGCCTGTACGGCCGGCCGGGAGGCGTTACTGGCGGCGCCGACGAGGAAGGCGACCGCGGCGATCGCGACGGGATCCTGTACGAAGCCGAGCAGCGCGACCGACACCGCCGTCGAGGCCTGCGCGACGAGCAGCGTGGGCCGCCGCCCGAGCCTGTCGGCCATGACCCCGCCTGCGAGCGAGGAGACGACCCCGCCGAGACCGTGCAGCGACGCCACGAGCCCGGCGTACGAGGCGGAGTACCCGCGGTCCAGAGTCAGATACAGCGCCATGAACGTGGCGACGAACGCGCCCAGCCGGTTCACGAGCGTGCTGGTCCACAGCCACCAGAACTCACGGGGCAGCCCTGACACCGATTCCCGGACGGCACGTCTGGCGGCGACGAGTGGCATGGAGGTCTCCCACGGACGTAAGTGGCTAAGGCGGTGAACACAACTTACGAACCCCGTCGGATCCCGGACCACCCAATTAACAACCCCAGTCGACTGTCAGCGCGTAGGCCGCCCGCAGTTCGACTTGGCCCGCCCCGCCGGCCTGTCCGCCTGTCCGCCTGTCGGCCGGGCGGGCGACGGTTCCCGGCCGTCGATTACGCTCGGAGCCATGGCCGACGCACCGTACAAGCTGATCCTCCTCCGCCACGGCGAGAGCGAGTGGAACGAGAAGAACCTGTTCACCGGCTGGGTGGACGTCAATCTCACGCCGAAGGGAGAGAAGGAGGCGACGCGCGGCGGTGAGCTGCTGAAGGACGCCGGCCTGCTCCCGGACGTGCTCCACACCTCCCTCCAGAGGCGCGCCATCCGCACCGCGCAACTGGCCCTCGAATCCGCCGACCGCCACTGGATCCCGGTCCACCGCAGCTGGCGCCTGAACGAGCGCCACTACGGCGCCCTCCAGGGCAAGGACAAGGCGCAGACCCTCGCGGAGTTCGGCGAGGAGCAGTTCATGCTGTGGCGCCGCTCGTACGACACCCCGCCGCCCCCGCTCTCGGACGACTCGGAGTTCTCCCAGTCCTCGGACCCGCGCTACGCGACCATCCCCCCGGAGCTCCGCCCCCGCACGGAGTGCCTCAAGGACGTCGTCACCCGCATGCTCCCCTACTGGTACGACGGCATCGTCCCCGACCTCCTCACCGGCCGCACGGTCCTCGTCGCCGCCCACGGCAACTCCCTCCGCGCCCTCGTCAAGCACCTCGACAACGTCTCCGACACGGACATCGCCGGCCTCAACATCCCGACCGGCATCCCCCTGTCGTACGAGCTGGACGCCGACTTCAAGCCACTGAACCCCGGCGGCACCTACCTCGACCCCGAGGCCGCCGCAGCCGCCATCGAGGCGGTCAAGAACCAGGGCAAGAAGAAGTAACGCAACACCGGTAAGCCCCCGACCTGCTGTTTCTTGGCAGGTCGGGGGTTACCGGTGGGGCTGGGCCGTCTGTGGGCCGTCAGTTGCGACGACGCCAGCGGCGGACCCGGATGTCGAGGACGATCAGCAGCGCCACGGGGATGGCGGCCCCGGCGGGAGCGTCGGACCAGAGGGCGAATGCGCCGCCGGCCGTGCCGATGAGTGCGATCGGCAGATCGCGGGGGTGGATGTCGACGGTCAGGCCGACGCGTGGGACCATGAGGCCCTCCAGCTGTGCTCGGTTCACTTGGCAAGGTGATTTCTGGGACGCGGCAATGGAGACGAATGCCGCCCCTGATCGGGCGGCATTCGTATGCCCGCTGAAACTTTCCCACAGCCTCACGCGCCAGCCAAACGCGCAGCTAAAGGCCGCTCTGTTCGCTTGCGTAGACGGACTGTCCACGACGGTAGGCAGTCAGAGCACTCCAGGAATACTCGGAGACTTTGAAGACTCTCCAATCTTTCCAGAAGTCTCCCCGTCGCCCTGCGCCGCTTCGTGCTGGATCCACGGTGCCCGCGCCGCCTGCTGATGCTGACCTGCGTCACCGCGCGCCGTCTCGTTCTCCACACGTTTCTACACGGCATGCTGGCGGAGGTTCGGTGCCTTGTGGACCGGTCGTCAGGTCTGGTTTCCCGGTTTGCTCAGCCGGTTTCCCAAATCCGTTCTGCTAAATCCGTTTGGCCAAGTCGGTTTGGCCTAGCCGATTTGAACCTTGATTTGGAATCTAGATTTGGGACTGCGAAACGGATCTCAAATGTGAGGATCCAAATCGGACACCGTTTGGGGTCGACTGTTGAAAGCTAGCTAGTACTGCAGCCGGAGATCTTGTGACGGAGCCTGTGTGGCGTCGTTGACCGGGCATGATGTTGGGTGTGACGGCTGAGCAGATAGCCGGGTGGGATGCTGAATCGTCCGCGTTGACTGGTTCGTTGGGATACTTGTTCAACCGGCCGGAGCCTCGGGTGGTGTTCGCGCAGTTCATCGAGGGGCTGCTGGCGGAGCTGCCGAAGAAGAACGGCTGGACACTGTCGGAGCGTGCCGGGCATGTGACCGCGGACCGGATGCAGTGGCTGCTCAACGGGTCGGTGTGGGACGCCGGCCGGCTGCGTGACGCGGTCCGCGATTACGTCATCACGCACCTGGGCGACCAGGACGCCTCACTCGTCATCGATGACACCCAGGCTCAGAAGAAGGGCACCAAGTCGGTCGGGGTGGCCTTCCAGCACTGTGGGCTGACCGGCGATGTCCGCAACTGCCTGCCTCTCCGCCTCTGCGCAGCGGCTGGCCGCTCAGCGCCGCCGGGCCGGCACGCCGAAAGGCTCACGAGCACTGGGCCACTTCCGCCAGGCGGTGTTGCGCCCCGGTACGGCCTTGGGCTCGGGCGGCGGGCGGGGCGGCCCGTGGGCCGCCCCGCCCGGCCGGTTTAGGGCTTCTCGCCGTCCCGGTCGACGAGGGACTGGGTCGTCTTCATCTCGCAGAATGTGACCTCGCCCTTCTTGTGCGAGGGCCCAGCCGACGAGCCGTCCTCGTACTTCTCCTCGTAGTCGCGCACCGCGACCGACTGGTTCCCCTGGTACTGGAAGGTGTCGGGGTCGAGGAGGTACTCCCGGCGCTGAACGGCCTTGCTGCCCAGGTCCGGGTATATGGCGATGGCGTCATGCCCCATGGGGTCCTTCACCAGGTGCGGGACCACCTCGATCCCGGGGTCCGCGGCCAGGGCCCGGTACAGCTTGGCCATCCCCTGCGGATGCACGGGATAGGCCTCGTCGAGGGTCGCCAGGAGCGCGAAGGTCTCGAGCTGCTCACCCGTCAAGCCGGTGTCCTTGCCCATGGGGAACATGTCCGCCGCCTGCTTCCGGATCTCGGCGGGGTCGTCCGGCAGCGAGGCGAGCAGGCGATACAGCCGCCGCTGCGAGGGCTCGTTGTCGCCGTCCTTGTCGTCCTCCCTCACGGGGCTGTCGTACTGGACCCACTCCTCGCTCACCTCGGGCTTGGCATCGGGCGCCGCGTCCGACGCTCCGTATTGGCACTGCGCGGTCTTCAGGTAGACCCACTGGCCGTCGCGCGGATGCAGATCCGGCTGCTGCGACACCACTTCCGCCGCCTGCTCCAGGAGTGCCGTCGCGGACGTCAGGTCGGGGCTGGCAGGCTGCACGCCGCGCTCGGGTCCATCGCCACCGACGAGCATGGTCACCAGCACCGCGATGGTGATCACCGTCGCGGCGACCCCCGCAGCCGTCACGCGCCAGTCCAGCCGCATCCTGCGGGCAGAGCCCTGCTGCGCTGCTCCCAGCAGCTTCTGGCGGCCGGGAACCAGCCGCGCCCGGTCCGGCGTCGGCGCATCGGCGCGCAGCTCGTGCATCTTGGTCATGTCATCCATGGGTTACCGCCCCGTTGTGGTCGCTTACGAGGGTGGGGTCGGCGCCGAGCGCCGTACGCATCTTGCGCCGCGCCCGGCTCAGCCGGGAGCGGACCGTGCCGACCGGCACCCCGAGGGCGTCGGCACACTCCTGGTAAGTGAAGTCCGCCCAGGCGACCAGCAGCAGCACATGCCGGTCCTTCCCGGGCAAGGCGGCGATCGCCCCGGCCAGCGCCTGCTGCGAGGCCTCGGCCGTCACCCGCTCGTCGGCCCGTTCCGACCAGGACTCGGCCACCGGGTCGACGCCGGTACGGGCCAGCGCCCGCAGCGCCCGCACTTCGGAGCGGCGGTGGCTGCCGATGAGGTTGCCGGCGATGCCGTAGAGCCACGGCCGGGCACTGGCGCGCGCGACGTCGTAGCGGGCGCGGTTGCGGAAGGCGATGAGGAAGGTCTGCGCCGTGATGTCGTCGGCGTGACTGTCGCCCAGCCGGCGCATCACATACCGGTGGATCTCGGTGGCGTGTCTGTCGTAAAGCCTGGCGAATATCTCCGGCCGCTCCAGGGATTCCTGGATGACCAGCGCGTCGTCGGTGGGTGGATCCCCCACGAGGCCCTCGCTTCTTCGTGCAATAGGAGTGGAGTGCATTCCACCCCCTGTTGTCCGAAGCGGCCAGGAGGGTTCACGCGCAGGTATTGAACCGCCCGCACGGAGATGCGCCAGTTCGTGTGCCCGGACAGCCCACCAGTTCTCGCCGCCAGAATCCGTGACAGCGGCGCTCCACTCTGGAGGCTTGGGACATGGTCATGCTCAGAAGTACTCACCCCGCGCCAACACCAGGCCCTACCGAGAGGGGCGGGCACTCTGGATGGAGACACGACAACGTCGCAGGTCACCATGGTCCTTGGATTGAGAGCACTCAGTAGTTGTTGTCTTTTCGATCTTGAGGGATGCGCGTCGAACGGGAGTCCCGATCGGGTGATCGTGGGGCGCTTGGCGCATACGGACAGGGCCTCCTGAACAGCTCGTTGGTGTCGAATCACCGAGCAGCAGGAGGCCGTGATGCAGCAGTCTTCCGTGCCGACGGCCGGGCAGTCCAGCTCGGTCACCTGGGAGTGTGACTGCCTGGCTCACCGGTTCGGAAACGCCGCCGACAACGGGTTGCGGCAGCCGCGCTACCCGACGGACATGACGGACGCGGAGTGGGCGGCCGTCCGGCCGCTACTGCCGGTGCCGGGCTGGATGCGCGGTCGCGGCGGCCGGCCGGAGGCGTACTGCCACCGGGCTGCACTCGATGCGATCCGCTACCTCGTCGACAACGGCATCAAGTGGCGGGCGATGCCGGCCGACTTCCCGCCGTGGGACCGGGTATACGCGTTCTTCCGCCGCTGGCGCGACCATGGCCTGGTCAAGGAGTTCCACGACCGGCTGCGTGGGCAGGCCCGCGAGAAGGCGGGCCGCAACGCGGAGCCGACAGCCGCAGTGATCGACTCGCAGTCGGTGAAGGCGGACGCTGTTGTCGGTGCGGACAGTCGCGGGTTCGACGGCGGGAAGCTGGTCAACGGGCGCAAACGGCACGTCGTGGTCGACACTCTCGGCCTGCTGCTCGGGGTGATGGTCACCGCCGCGGACACCGGCGACCGCGCCGCCGCCCGGGTGCTGCTTGAGCAGGTGGCCGACGCGCATCACTGCCTCGCCGCCGCCTGGCTCGCGACTACGCACGGCGCAGGCGGGCCCGGCCACTTGGCGGAGATGTCGTCCCCTGGCCTCCGCCTCCCCGTCACGCTCCGACAGACAACGGCAGCGGGCGGATTCCCATCCGTGTCCACGGCATCATCTGGCCTGTCCCGGACCCGCTGATACACAACTGAGCGGCTGCCGTGCCGCGCCTGATACGCGGGAGAGACCTTCCGGAGGGCCGCAGGGTCCAGGCTCGCTGCCGGACGGGACGGCCGACTGCTGTCCCCCGCACAGCCCGCCTGAGCGATGGCCGGCGGCAGACGCAAGGGGAGCCACACATGCACACCTCGACAGGCCGAAGGGTGGCCGCCGCCCTGACGACGGGGATCGCGCTGACCGCGGCCCTTGTAGCACCCTTACCGGCGCAGGCCGTCATGGGTGGCACCGAGTCCACCCGGGCCTACTCGTTCATGGGCTCGTTCCAGCCGTCCTACCCTGCTCCGCCACGCCCGGACAAGCACGGCTGTGGGGTGGAGGTCCTCGCGCCGCAATGGGTCCTGACCGCCAGCCACTGTGCCGGCAGGAACCCGACCAACGCGAAGGCGGGTGTCCCGCGCGGCTGGAAGGTCCGGGTCGGGTCACTGGACACCACCTCCGGCGGCGAGGTCGCCGAGGGCGACCACTACTACCGGCTGGCAACCAGTCGCGACGAGGGAGGTTTCTGGGGCCGCGACCTCGCGTTGATGCACCTGCGGACCCCGGTTCGAGCCAAGCCGGTGCGGATCGCCTCGACCACACCGCCGGACAACACGCCCGTCCGCATCATGGGTTGGGGTATGACCTGCGACGACACCAGCAACGCGGCGTGTTTCCCCAAGCGGCTGCGGGAGGCCGACACCGTGGTGCAGCCGATCTCGATGTGTCCGTCAGCCGCGCCCAGCGGAGAGTTGTGCATCGGTAGCCGCGACGGCGGAATCGCCGCGTCGAACATGGACTCCGGTGGGCCTGCGCTGGTCCGCGACGGCGACCAGTGGACCGTGGCCGGTGTGGTCAGTGGCCCCGACGAAAGCGGCAAGACGCTGTACTCCGATGTCACCAAGCACGCCGACTGGATCAACGGCATCATCACGGGCACCAACGTGCCCCCCGATGATCTGATCCCGGACATGGAAGGCTCGGTGGACCTGAGCGGCTGTGCGGGCTCAGTGGTCCGCACCCCCGCCTCCCGGCCGCAGGACCCGGCGCTGTTGCTGACCAACGGTCACTGTGTGCAAGGACAGTGGCCCGCGCCCGGAACTGCGACAGTGGACCAGCCGGCCGACCGCGAGGTGCCTGTCGCCGACCGTCAGGGCTATCCGCGAACCACCGCCCGTGCGAAACGGCTCGTGTACGCGACGATGACCGGCACCGACATCGCGCTCTACCGCCTGGACAAGACCTACGCGCGGTTGAAGGCCGAAGGCGCGAAAGTCTTCCACCTCACCTCCACCCCCGTGCGCGCAGGCGACCCACTGACCATGGCGTCCGTCGGCACCCGCTACACATGCACCGCCGAGGCCGTAGTCCCACACCTGCGGGAGGGCGGCTACCAGCTGAACAACTCAATCCGCTACACCACCAGCGACGACTGCGCCCCCTGGCACGGCGACTCCGGTTCGGCGCTGCTGGCCCCCGACGGCACCACGGTCGTGGGAATCCACAACACCCACAACGACGACGGCGAACAATGCACCGACAACAACCCCTGCGAAGTGGGCCCGAACGGGGAAGTAACCTCCCAGCAGGGTCGTAGCTATGGCCAGCAGGTTCACATGATCACCGACTGCCTGGCCAAGGGATCGAAACTGGACCTGTCCCGCCGAGGCTGCACCCTCACCGGTGCCACGCCCCGTCCCGACCACCGCGACGACCTCCCCGGTGACCAGGACCGGCGCAGCAGCCCCCAGACCCGCGAACCCTGACCCGATCAGCACCACGGGCGAACCCGGCCCGGGCGTAGGCGCGGTGGAGGAAGGATTCGGCAGGGCGGGGTGCCCCGTCGCATGATGGACCTCCAGCACCCTACGTCCGATGGGGAGAGATGTCGGTTCCAGTGGCCGGGGGAAGCGCCCTGGTGCCGGTGGCGATCCTGCTCGTGGAGGACGACGAAGTGATCCGCAGATCGCTCA
Coding sequences:
- the mshA gene encoding D-inositol-3-phosphate glycosyltransferase, with protein sequence MSHYIGRLGRRSPAATSRLRLHRKPRRVAMLSVHTSPLHQPGTGDAGGMNVYIVELAQRLAAQGIEVEIFTRATTGALPPTVELAPGVLVRHVDAGPYEGLAKEELPAQLCAFTHGVMQAWAGHRPGYYDLVHSHYWLSGHVGWLAAERWGVPLVHAMHTMAKVKNAALAAGDTPEPAARVIGETQIVRAADRLIANTAEEADELVRHYEADRAKVAVVHPGVNLDRFRPADGRTAARARLGLPQDALIPLFAGRIQPLKAPDVLLRAVAVLLGERPELRSRIVVPVVGGPSGSGLAKPEGLQKLAARLGIADVVRFRPPVGQEQLADWFRAASVLVMPSYSESFGLVAIEAQAAGTPVLAASVGGLPVAVRDGHTGFLVQGHDPVAYARVLGDFADNPDLPARMGTAAARHAESFGWDRAAATTADVYTEATHDYRRNGAWAHHG
- a CDS encoding YbjN domain-containing protein — translated: MADAASIIEQVLTEAELAWESPGPGNYVVKLPGTRKLSTTVSLIVGRHSLSLNAFVIRHPDENEAGVHRWLLERNLKLYGVSYAVDRLGDVYVTARLPLSAITPDGIDGLLGQVLEAADGAFNTLLELGFASAIRKEYAWRVSRGESTRNLDAFSHLTREPAGPSDAARPVADSDPG
- a CDS encoding MFS transporter; translated protein: MPLVAARRAVRESVSGLPREFWWLWTSTLVNRLGAFVATFMALYLTLDRGYSASYAGLVASLHGLGGVVSSLAGGVMADRLGRRPTLLVAQASTAVSVALLGFVQDPVAIAAVAFLVGAASNASRPAVQAMMADIVRPEDRVRAFSLNYWAINLGFAISAMAAGFIAEVSYLAGFLIEAGMTLACAILVFVKLPESRPERTAAEKADGADEAGLGTVVRDGRFMGVVGLSFLVALIFQQGSVGLPVAMGEAGFTPADYGLAIAVNGVLIVALQIPVTRFIEHRDPGRLLVISSMLAGYGFGLTAFAGSIGVFALTVCVWTLAEIVNAPTQTGVVVRLSPVQGRGRYQGMYTMSWSVAALVAPLMSGVVIDRWGEEWLWGACAVIGTVAGAGYWALMRGMPGGQATVVTEETTVAEKETTAVERPGQGPLVSTPSAEKARTSSG
- a CDS encoding phosphoglyceromutase, whose amino-acid sequence is MADAPYKLILLRHGESEWNEKNLFTGWVDVNLTPKGEKEATRGGELLKDAGLLPDVLHTSLQRRAIRTAQLALESADRHWIPVHRSWRLNERHYGALQGKDKAQTLAEFGEEQFMLWRRSYDTPPPPLSDDSEFSQSSDPRYATIPPELRPRTECLKDVVTRMLPYWYDGIVPDLLTGRTVLVAAHGNSLRALVKHLDNVSDTDIAGLNIPTGIPLSYELDADFKPLNPGGTYLDPEAAAAAIEAVKNQGKKK
- a CDS encoding transposase; translation: MLGVTAEQIAGWDAESSALTGSLGYLFNRPEPRVVFAQFIEGLLAELPKKNGWTLSERAGHVTADRMQWLLNGSVWDAGRLRDAVRDYVITHLGDQDASLVIDDTQAQKKGTKSVGVAFQHCGLTGDVRNCLPLRLCAAAGRSAPPGRHAERLTSTGPLPPGGVAPRYGLGLGRRAGRPVGRPARPV
- a CDS encoding CU044_5270 family protein, translated to MTKMHELRADAPTPDRARLVPGRQKLLGAAQQGSARRMRLDWRVTAAGVAATVITIAVLVTMLVGGDGPERGVQPASPDLTSATALLEQAAEVVSQQPDLHPRDGQWVYLKTAQCQYGASDAAPDAKPEVSEEWVQYDSPVREDDKDGDNEPSQRRLYRLLASLPDDPAEIRKQAADMFPMGKDTGLTGEQLETFALLATLDEAYPVHPQGMAKLYRALAADPGIEVVPHLVKDPMGHDAIAIYPDLGSKAVQRREYLLDPDTFQYQGNQSVAVRDYEEKYEDGSSAGPSHKKGEVTFCEMKTTQSLVDRDGEKP
- a CDS encoding RNA polymerase sigma factor; this translates as MHSTPIARRSEGLVGDPPTDDALVIQESLERPEIFARLYDRHATEIHRYVMRRLGDSHADDITAQTFLIAFRNRARYDVARASARPWLYGIAGNLIGSHRRSEVRALRALARTGVDPVAESWSERADERVTAEASQQALAGAIAALPGKDRHVLLLVAWADFTYQECADALGVPVGTVRSRLSRARRKMRTALGADPTLVSDHNGAVTHG
- a CDS encoding IS5 family transposase, whose product is MQQSSVPTAGQSSSVTWECDCLAHRFGNAADNGLRQPRYPTDMTDAEWAAVRPLLPVPGWMRGRGGRPEAYCHRAALDAIRYLVDNGIKWRAMPADFPPWDRVYAFFRRWRDHGLVKEFHDRLRGQAREKAGRNAEPTAAVIDSQSVKADAVVGADSRGFDGGKLVNGRKRHVVVDTLGLLLGVMVTAADTGDRAAARVLLEQVADAHHCLAAAWLATTHGAGGPGHLAEMSSPGLRLPVTLRQTTAAGGFPSVSTASSGLSRTR
- a CDS encoding serine protease; this translates as MHTSTGRRVAAALTTGIALTAALVAPLPAQAVMGGTESTRAYSFMGSFQPSYPAPPRPDKHGCGVEVLAPQWVLTASHCAGRNPTNAKAGVPRGWKVRVGSLDTTSGGEVAEGDHYYRLATSRDEGGFWGRDLALMHLRTPVRAKPVRIASTTPPDNTPVRIMGWGMTCDDTSNAACFPKRLREADTVVQPISMCPSAAPSGELCIGSRDGGIAASNMDSGGPALVRDGDQWTVAGVVSGPDESGKTLYSDVTKHADWINGIITGTNVPPDDLIPDMEGSVDLSGCAGSVVRTPASRPQDPALLLTNGHCVQGQWPAPGTATVDQPADREVPVADRQGYPRTTARAKRLVYATMTGTDIALYRLDKTYARLKAEGAKVFHLTSTPVRAGDPLTMASVGTRYTCTAEAVVPHLREGGYQLNNSIRYTTSDDCAPWHGDSGSALLAPDGTTVVGIHNTHNDDGEQCTDNNPCEVGPNGEVTSQQGRSYGQQVHMITDCLAKGSKLDLSRRGCTLTGATPRPDHRDDLPGDQDRRSSPQTREP